One window of Strigops habroptila isolate Jane chromosome Z, bStrHab1.2.pri, whole genome shotgun sequence genomic DNA carries:
- the CEBPG gene encoding CCAAT/enhancer-binding protein gamma, with protein MSKTSQQNTTTDANGVSVIHTQAHTSGLQQVPQLVPVSPGGGGKAVPPSKQGKKNSFVDRNSDEYRQRRERNNMAVKKSRLKSKQKAQDTLQRVNQLKEENERLEAKIKLLTKELSVLKDLFLEHAHNLADNVQPVGTESTTTNPENNGQ; from the coding sequence ATGAGCAAGACATCCCAACAGAACACCACTACAGATGCGAATGGAGTAAGTGTGATTCACACCCAAGCACACACCAGTGGTTTGCAGCAGGTTCCCCAGCTGGTGCCTGTTAGTCCTGGTGGTGGAGGCAAAGCTGTGCCTCCGAgcaaacagggaaagaaaaattcctttgtGGATAGAAACAGTGATGAGTATCGTCAGCGCAGAGAGCGAAACAACATGGCAGTGAAAAAGAGCCGgttaaaaagcaagcagaaagcacaagacACGCTGCAAAGGGTCAACCagctcaaagaagaaaatgaacgTTTAGAGGCAAAAATTAAGCTCCTGACCAAGGAGCTGAGCGTACTGAAAGACTTGTTCCTTGAGCACGCACACAACCTTGCAGACAACGTGCAACCTGTTGGCACTGAAAGCACCACAACAAATCCAGAAAACAATGGACAGTAG